One genomic region from Arthrobacter pigmenti encodes:
- a CDS encoding SulP family inorganic anion transporter, with amino-acid sequence MATASAVPKAALSPEERQSVLLTLKSPRLLKTEVLAGLVVALALIPEAIAFSIIAGVDPRLGLFASFTMAVSIAFLGGRPAMISAATGAVALVIAPLVASHGVDYFIAAVILGGSLQVLLAVLGVAKLMRFIPRQVMVGFVNALAILIFMSQVPELLGVPWLVYPLAALGLLIVFGLPRITRVVPAPLVAIVVLTLITVLAAITVPTVGDKGELPDSLPSLFLPNVPLNFETLQIIFPYALALALVGLLESLMTAKLVDDITDTHSGKTRESWGQGAANIITGFFGGMGGCAMIGQTMINVKASGARTRISTFLAGTFLLILVVALGDVVAVIPMAALVAVMIFVSIATFDWHSIKPSTLKMMPKSETIVMVATVVATVTTHNLAIGVGVGVLAAMVLFARRVAHFVTVKRTLAELDGEEVATYVVDGELFFASSNDLYTQFEYAHDPQRVTIDMHASHVWDASTIAALDAITEKYHHHGKEVEIVGLNDASVTMRERMAGKLGAGH; translated from the coding sequence ATGGCTACCGCCAGTGCTGTGCCGAAAGCGGCTTTGAGCCCGGAGGAGCGGCAGTCCGTACTGCTGACCCTGAAGTCTCCCCGGCTGCTGAAGACGGAAGTCCTGGCAGGGCTGGTGGTCGCGCTGGCGTTGATTCCTGAAGCGATTGCGTTCTCGATCATTGCCGGTGTGGATCCGCGGCTGGGACTGTTTGCGTCCTTCACTATGGCGGTCTCGATCGCGTTCCTCGGCGGCAGGCCAGCCATGATTTCCGCTGCGACGGGTGCAGTGGCATTGGTCATCGCACCTTTGGTGGCGAGCCATGGTGTAGATTACTTCATCGCGGCGGTGATCCTGGGCGGCAGCCTCCAGGTACTTCTGGCCGTCCTGGGCGTCGCGAAGCTGATGAGGTTCATTCCCCGTCAGGTCATGGTCGGGTTCGTAAACGCCCTGGCGATTCTGATCTTCATGTCTCAGGTTCCGGAGCTGCTCGGGGTGCCGTGGCTGGTCTACCCGTTGGCGGCGCTGGGCCTGCTCATAGTCTTCGGTCTACCGCGTATCACCAGGGTGGTCCCGGCCCCGCTGGTTGCCATTGTGGTGCTGACCCTCATCACCGTTCTGGCAGCGATCACCGTACCCACCGTTGGTGACAAGGGCGAACTTCCCGACAGCCTGCCGTCACTGTTCCTGCCGAATGTTCCACTGAACTTCGAGACGCTGCAGATTATCTTCCCTTATGCGCTCGCTCTCGCGTTGGTCGGTCTGCTGGAGTCGCTGATGACGGCAAAACTGGTCGACGACATCACAGACACTCATTCTGGAAAGACCCGTGAGAGCTGGGGTCAGGGTGCGGCGAACATCATCACCGGTTTCTTTGGTGGGATGGGTGGCTGTGCCATGATCGGCCAGACCATGATCAACGTGAAGGCATCGGGAGCGCGGACCCGAATTTCCACGTTCCTGGCGGGAACGTTCCTGTTGATTCTCGTGGTTGCCCTCGGTGACGTTGTAGCCGTCATCCCGATGGCGGCACTGGTTGCCGTGATGATCTTCGTATCCATCGCTACGTTCGACTGGCACAGCATCAAACCGTCCACCCTGAAGATGATGCCCAAGAGCGAAACCATCGTGATGGTGGCTACGGTGGTCGCCACCGTGACCACCCACAACCTTGCGATCGGCGTGGGAGTCGGTGTGCTGGCGGCGATGGTGCTCTTCGCGCGCAGGGTTGCGCACTTCGTCACTGTGAAACGGACACTTGCTGAACTGGACGGCGAAGAAGTGGCGACCTACGTGGTCGATGGCGAATTGTTCTTTGCTTCGTCGAATGACCTTTACACTCAGTTCGAGTACGCGCACGATCCCCAGAGGGTGACCATCGACATGCATGCCTCGCATGTGTGGGATGCATCGACGATCGCGGCACTTGATGCGATCACGGAGAAGTATCACCACCACGGCAAGGAGGTCGAGATCGTCGGCCTGAATGATGCGAGCGTCACCATGCGCGAACGGATGGCGGGGAAGCTCGGCGCAGGCCACTAA
- a CDS encoding aspartate-semialdehyde dehydrogenase — translation MVRKLSVGVVGATGQVGTLVRNLLRERAFPVAEVRFFASARSAGASLPWGDGKVLIEDAVTADPTGLDIAIFSAGASTARSLAPRFAGAGVTVIDNSSAFRMDPDVPLVVSEVNPHAINSARKGIIANPNCTTMAAMPALKVLDWAAGLQRLIISTYQAVSGAGKDAGPALAKEVDAAIEQGVLNLLHDGASVQFPADKVFAETIAFNVIPLAGTILDDGSFETSEEQKLRNESRKILELPDLLVSGTCTRVPVLTGHSLSVNAEFANPLSVAQAIGLLREAPGVVLTDVPTPLKAAGTDVSLVGRLRADEGVPEGRGLAMFISGDNLRKGAALNAVQIAELVGAADAVL, via the coding sequence ATGGTGCGCAAATTAAGCGTCGGTGTCGTAGGGGCAACCGGTCAAGTCGGGACACTCGTTAGAAACCTACTGCGAGAACGTGCCTTCCCTGTTGCGGAGGTACGTTTTTTTGCCTCTGCTCGCAGTGCAGGCGCATCACTTCCATGGGGCGACGGGAAGGTCCTCATAGAAGACGCGGTAACCGCAGATCCAACAGGTCTGGACATCGCCATCTTCTCAGCCGGTGCGTCAACGGCAAGAAGCCTTGCTCCTCGGTTCGCTGGCGCTGGGGTAACGGTTATCGACAACTCATCTGCGTTCCGCATGGATCCAGACGTGCCCCTCGTGGTCAGCGAAGTCAATCCCCACGCGATCAACAGCGCAAGGAAAGGGATCATCGCCAACCCAAACTGTACGACCATGGCTGCCATGCCTGCCTTGAAGGTTCTTGACTGGGCAGCAGGGCTGCAACGATTAATCATCAGCACCTACCAGGCGGTTTCAGGCGCAGGCAAGGACGCAGGTCCAGCCTTGGCGAAGGAGGTTGATGCCGCTATAGAGCAAGGCGTTCTGAACCTGCTGCACGATGGCGCCTCTGTCCAGTTCCCCGCTGACAAAGTGTTCGCCGAGACGATAGCGTTCAATGTCATCCCGCTCGCCGGTACGATCCTCGATGACGGTTCCTTCGAGACCAGTGAAGAACAAAAGCTCCGTAATGAAAGCCGGAAGATCCTCGAACTGCCCGATCTGTTGGTCAGCGGCACCTGTACACGGGTACCGGTGCTCACTGGACACTCGCTGTCAGTCAATGCCGAGTTCGCCAATCCACTGTCAGTCGCTCAAGCAATCGGGCTGTTGAGAGAAGCGCCTGGTGTGGTCCTTACTGATGTCCCTACACCGTTGAAAGCTGCGGGAACAGACGTATCCCTCGTTGGGCGGCTACGAGCGGACGAAGGTGTCCCGGAAGGACGTGGACTCGCGATGTTCATCAGCGGCGACAACCTCCGCAAAGGCGCAGCTCTGAACGCAGTTCAAATCGCTGAACTCGTGGGGGCAGCTGACGCCGTGCTCTGA